The genomic stretch AAAGCTCAAAATCATGGCTTTGAGTTAAAAAGATGAAATATAAATGAATAAGAAATAAACTATGCATAAAATATCAAAATACAAAAGAAATATAAATAAACTATAGTAAAATATGAAAACTATGAAAAAATATAAATAAAATATAAATAAAAGCCAAATCATGAAAAATTACAACTGGTTATCAATGATTATAACTACTTATTAATAAAATTTTAAATGAGACAAAATAAAAGAAGTTAAAAATCCCAAACCCATTAAAAGTCCAGTTAATTCATGAGTTTCTTTAAAAGCTTCTGGAAGCATAACATCAGCTATAAGTGAAATTAAAGCTCCAGCAGCTATTCCTAAAGCAATTGATAAAACAAAATGATCAGTGTTAGAAAAAATAATGAAACTTAATGTTGCAGATATAGTAGCTAATATTGTTACAGATGACCATATTAAAAGTATTGATTTTTTATTCCATCCACCTAATTTCATATCAGTTGATCCAGAAAGACTTTCAAATAAATTAACAATTAAGATAGAAAGCACTAAAGCTAAACTAATAGGTCCTCCAATAACTACCAAAAGTCCAATAGCTATTGCCTCAGGAATACCGTCTAATATAACTCCTATCATGATAATAAAACTTTCAACTTGATATTTATTATACTCTTTTTTAGATTTATGAGCATAAACTTCAAATAATGCATTTTTTAAAGAAAATAAAACACCTTTACCTAAAAAAAGTCTATTTGAGTTATCTCCATTTTTATAAAAATTATTGAGAATATTACTTTTATTATCTTTACTATTTTCATTTTTATTATTACTAGAACTATTACTAGAACTATTAAAATCATTATATCCATTATCAAAATTAATATTATTGTTAGAAAGATTTTTCAATTTTCTATTTTTTATATTTAAATGATGGATAACAATATCAAAAATTGTGAAAATAAAAGCACCGATAATGAAGCCATATACAGTTGGAGCTAGTCCTCCATAGCTATATGCCTCAAAAAGTATTTCAAAACACACAGCAGAACTTAAAATTCCTGCACTAAATATTGTAAATGAAGCCAATATTTTTTTAGGAATATTAAAATAATAACCTAAAAATGACCCAATAATCAATGAAAAAGTTCCGATAAATCCCCAAAATGACGCATAAATAAAATCAGGAAACATGATAATCTTTAAATTATAAAATTTAATAAATAAACATTTAATATAAAATTCAATAAATGAATATTTAATATACTTTTTTGATATGTTATTTTATATTATTTACTATGGTATTTTATATATTATTTATTTTTATGTTATACATTATACTATTTATTTTTATATTATATATTTTAATGAAATATAAGTTTATTAATAGAATATATATATAAAATAATCTAATTCATATTAATATTATTGATAAATATATTAATATTTATTTATAATCTAAATAATAAATAAATATTATATATAATATCATGAAAAAAATATAAATATTATTTACAATAATAAATATATACATGAAAAATATATAGGAGGTGATAAAATTAAGTCAAAAAGTAAAATTATAGAAATCACAGTGATTACAATTACAATTTCAACATTACTATTAATCAGCTTATCTTCAACAAGTGCTGCAGAACACAATATAACAAATAGCACAGTTGGAGGATTAAATAAAACAGTAGCCGAATCAACCGACGGAGATTGGATAAATCTTGAAAATGGCATATATACTGATAATATAACCAACATAATCATAGATAAAAACTTAACAATCAAGGGCGAAAGTAGAGAGAACACTATACTTAATGCTCAACAATTAGGAAGAATATTTTACATTAATCCAGGAAACACCCTAACTTTAATAAACATAACCATAATTAATGGATATGCTAATAGTGGAGGGGCAATATTTAACAATGGAGGAAAAATAACACTAACTAATTGTAATTTTAGTAACAATACTGCAAATGATGGAAGTGGAGGAGCAATATTTAATAGTGGACCAAACATGGAAGTT from Methanobrevibacter arboriphilus JCM 13429 = DSM 1125 encodes the following:
- a CDS encoding ZIP family metal transporter; translated protein: MFPDFIYASFWGFIGTFSLIIGSFLGYYFNIPKKILASFTIFSAGILSSAVCFEILFEAYSYGGLAPTVYGFIIGAFIFTIFDIVIHHLNIKNRKLKNLSNNNINFDNGYNDFNSSSNSSSNNKNENSKDNKSNILNNFYKNGDNSNRLFLGKGVLFSLKNALFEVYAHKSKKEYNKYQVESFIIMIGVILDGIPEAIAIGLLVVIGGPISLALVLSILIVNLFESLSGSTDMKLGGWNKKSILLIWSSVTILATISATLSFIIFSNTDHFVLSIALGIAAGALISLIADVMLPEAFKETHELTGLLMGLGFLTSFILSHLKFY